A region of Mycolicibacterium brumae DNA encodes the following proteins:
- a CDS encoding Txe/YoeB family addiction module toxin: MRSVSFDPDGWEDFLHWLATDRKIARRITRLIGEIQRDPFAGIGKPEPLKGELSGYWSRRIDDEHRLVYRADATEVKILKARYHY, encoded by the coding sequence TTGAGAAGCGTCAGCTTCGACCCCGACGGCTGGGAGGACTTCCTGCACTGGCTGGCCACCGACCGCAAGATCGCCCGCCGCATCACCCGGCTGATCGGCGAGATCCAACGCGACCCGTTCGCCGGGATCGGCAAACCCGAGCCGCTCAAAGGGGAGTTGTCCGGCTACTGGTCGCGCCGCATCGACGACGAGCATCGGTTGGTCTATCGGGCCGACGCCACCGAGGTGAAGATCCTTAAGGCCCGATACCACTACTGA
- a CDS encoding YlxR family protein produces MIQRESSAAGARKHRSPHGPVRTCVGCRKRELAVDLVRVAAASNGNGEFALLVDTTGKLPGRGAWLHPTPGCLQAAIRRRAFARALRIAGSPEHTAVVEYFDSPGLREEQVSKDMSTP; encoded by the coding sequence GTGATCCAGCGCGAGTCTTCGGCCGCTGGCGCGCGCAAACACCGCAGCCCCCACGGACCGGTGCGCACGTGCGTCGGATGCCGGAAGCGAGAGTTGGCCGTCGACCTGGTCAGGGTGGCGGCCGCGTCGAACGGGAATGGCGAGTTCGCCCTCCTCGTTGACACGACCGGTAAGCTCCCTGGGCGGGGTGCTTGGCTGCATCCCACACCGGGCTGCCTGCAGGCAGCGATCCGCCGGCGGGCGTTCGCGAGAGCGTTGCGTATCGCCGGTTCACCGGAACACACCGCGGTGGTCGAGTATTTCGACTCTCCGGGGTTAAGAGAAGAACAGGTAAGCAAAGACATGAGCACACCGTGA
- the nusA gene encoding transcription termination factor NusA — protein sequence MNIDMAALHAIESERGIAEGELLETIKSALLTAYRHTEGHQADASIEIDRKSGEVKVMARERDEDGNLITEWDDTPDGFGRVAATTARQVMLQRLRDAENDKIYGEFATREGDIVAGVVQRDARANARGEVVLRMGSETKFNEGIIPASEQVPGENYEHGERLRCYVLGVTRGTREPQIRLSRTHPNLVRQLFALEVPEIADKSVDIVAVAREAGHRSKIAVASKVSGLNAKGACIGPMGQRVRNVMSELSGEKIDIIDWDPDPARFVANALSPAKVVSVTVIDATTRSARVVVPDFQLSLAIGKEGQNARLAARLTGWRIDIRSDAEPAPE from the coding sequence ATGAATATCGATATGGCCGCATTGCACGCCATCGAGAGCGAACGCGGCATCGCCGAGGGCGAGCTGCTCGAGACCATCAAATCCGCGCTGCTGACGGCCTACCGGCACACCGAGGGCCATCAGGCCGACGCCAGCATCGAGATCGACCGGAAGTCCGGCGAGGTCAAGGTGATGGCGCGCGAGCGCGACGAGGACGGCAACCTCATCACCGAATGGGACGACACCCCCGACGGGTTCGGCCGGGTCGCGGCGACGACGGCGCGCCAGGTGATGCTGCAGCGGCTGCGCGACGCCGAGAACGACAAGATCTACGGCGAGTTCGCCACCCGCGAGGGTGACATCGTCGCCGGCGTGGTGCAGCGCGACGCCCGCGCCAACGCCCGCGGTGAAGTGGTGCTCCGGATGGGCAGCGAGACCAAGTTCAACGAGGGCATCATCCCGGCCTCCGAGCAGGTGCCGGGAGAGAACTACGAGCACGGCGAGCGGTTGCGCTGCTACGTGCTCGGGGTGACCCGGGGGACCCGGGAGCCGCAGATCCGGCTCTCGCGCACGCACCCGAACCTGGTGCGGCAATTGTTCGCCCTGGAGGTGCCAGAGATCGCCGACAAGAGCGTGGACATCGTCGCGGTGGCCCGCGAGGCCGGGCACCGGTCCAAGATCGCGGTGGCCTCCAAGGTGTCCGGCCTGAACGCCAAGGGCGCCTGCATCGGCCCGATGGGTCAGCGGGTGCGCAATGTGATGAGTGAGCTGTCCGGCGAGAAGATCGACATCATCGACTGGGATCCGGACCCCGCGCGCTTCGTCGCAAACGCGTTGTCGCCGGCGAAGGTGGTCTCGGTGACCGTCATCGACGCCACCACTCGCTCGGCGCGGGTGGTCGTCCCGGACTTCCAGTTGTCCCTGGCGATCGGCAAGGAAGGCCAGAACGCCCGGCTGGCCGCCCGGCTGACCGGCTGGCGCATCGACATCCGCAGCGACGCCGAGCCCGCCCCGGAGTAG
- a CDS encoding type II toxin-antitoxin system Phd/YefM family antitoxin: MSISASEARQRLFPLLEQVNVDHEPVRITSKAGDAVLMSADDYDSWQETVYLLRSPENARRLMEAVARDKAGDVGHAVSLDELRKMAGGAD, from the coding sequence ATGAGCATCAGCGCCAGCGAGGCCCGGCAGCGGCTCTTTCCGTTGCTGGAGCAGGTCAATGTCGATCATGAACCGGTCCGGATCACTTCCAAGGCCGGGGATGCGGTGCTGATGTCCGCCGACGACTACGACTCCTGGCAGGAGACCGTCTACCTGCTGCGGTCGCCGGAGAATGCCCGTCGGCTGATGGAGGCCGTCGCCCGAGACAAGGCGGGCGATGTGGGGCATGCCGTGTCGCTCGATGAGCTGCGAAAGATGGCTGGCGGAGCGGATTGA
- the rimP gene encoding ribosome maturation factor RimP: MRTTQDEELAVTQQSAQLPSPAQVIELLADDFAAAGYQIEDVAVVSSAKPPRISIVADGDDPLDLDAVAELSRLASHHLDDALPDATPPYLLEVSSPGVDRPLTAARHYRRAQGRKVAVSLVDGTSLEGRLGALSGDAVDLVVRAGRELTVRPLDLADIATAVVQVEFAKPNPRELELAGMGAAEEVSE; encoded by the coding sequence ATGAGGACAACTCAAGATGAGGAGCTCGCCGTGACGCAGCAGTCCGCGCAGCTGCCATCACCCGCGCAGGTGATCGAGCTACTCGCCGATGATTTCGCCGCCGCCGGCTATCAGATCGAGGATGTCGCCGTCGTCTCCTCCGCCAAGCCGCCACGGATCAGCATCGTCGCCGACGGCGATGACCCTCTCGACCTGGACGCGGTCGCCGAACTGTCCCGGCTGGCGTCCCACCATCTCGATGACGCGCTGCCCGACGCCACCCCGCCCTACCTGCTGGAAGTCAGCTCCCCGGGAGTGGACCGGCCGCTGACCGCCGCGCGGCACTACCGCCGCGCGCAGGGCCGCAAGGTGGCGGTGTCGCTCGTCGACGGGACGTCGCTGGAGGGCCGACTCGGCGCGCTGTCGGGCGACGCGGTCGACCTGGTGGTCCGCGCCGGGCGCGAGCTGACCGTGCGTCCCCTTGATCTGGCCGACATCGCGACCGCCGTCGTGCAGGTGGAATTCGCCAAACCCAATCCGCGGGAACTCGAACTCGCGGGAATGGGCGCAGCAGAGGAGGTATCCGAATGA
- a CDS encoding ferritin-like domain-containing protein, translating to MTTPEPTPTSTDAPSTSTSEASTTTTTPRPTTTIPPHSTLPVGPDPNRPDGGVQAALYDALANEDAVIFGYGIVSAHSLPEINPLVSEALLTHRGRREAAVSLASRNGWTTPLPAVGYQLPFAVNTPPDAETLAVRMEEDSVVAWRAVAEAAESEELRGVAVPAMTESGVLAARWRVELRISPPTPAFPGGNE from the coding sequence GTGACGACGCCCGAACCGACCCCCACCAGCACCGACGCGCCGTCGACCAGCACCTCCGAAGCCTCCACGACGACGACCACCCCGCGGCCGACGACGACGATCCCGCCGCACAGCACGCTGCCGGTCGGCCCCGACCCCAACCGTCCCGACGGCGGTGTCCAGGCCGCGCTGTACGACGCGCTGGCCAACGAGGACGCGGTGATCTTCGGCTACGGCATCGTCTCGGCGCACTCACTGCCGGAGATCAACCCGCTGGTGTCGGAGGCGCTGCTCACCCACCGGGGGCGGCGCGAAGCCGCGGTGTCACTGGCCTCGCGCAACGGCTGGACGACACCGCTGCCGGCCGTCGGCTACCAACTGCCGTTCGCGGTGAACACGCCACCGGACGCCGAGACGCTGGCGGTCCGGATGGAGGAAGACAGCGTCGTCGCATGGCGGGCGGTGGCGGAGGCGGCCGAGTCCGAGGAGTTGCGCGGCGTGGCGGTCCCCGCGATGACCGAGAGCGGGGTGCTGGCGGCGCGCTGGCGGGTCGAACTCCGGATCAGCCCGCCGACGCCGGCGTTTCCCGGCGGCAACGAGTGA